A region from the Triticum aestivum cultivar Chinese Spring chromosome 3D, IWGSC CS RefSeq v2.1, whole genome shotgun sequence genome encodes:
- the LOC123080024 gene encoding U-box domain-containing protein 45, producing the protein MDAMEVEEGPLLAIDAKLHAGMCRAFHPAVSKLLAIFPFIEASRPRSKSGIQALCSLHVALDKSKGLLQHCADCSRLYLAITAETVHLKFEKSRSQLQESLRRVESIVTEDIGHKIVEIIGELEEVVFTLDQSEKEAGDEVINLLQRNNKMNSSSDSGELEVFHMAALKLGITSSRAALTERRALKKLIEKARSGDDKRKEFVVSYLYNLMRKYSKFFRSEAGDDTDSQGSAPCSPTVLGMDDMYGPCGNSRAFSRQLSSIQSFNSRFGSFNSRLGSFNCRPSGPRSENMSIPPEELRCPISLQLMYDPVIVSSGQTYERVCIEKWFNDGHSTCPKTQQQLAHLSLTPNYCVKAMISSWCEQNEFPVPDGPPGSFDVNWRLALSDSQATGCVSVDSFDTSNIKGVKVVPLENETREEPANSESGTLDDSSCFEFDMNEGYRNLLLVLNERSNILSQCRLVEQIRYLLKDDEEARIQMGSNGFAEALVQFLRYSVEEGNEKAQEVGAMALFNLAVNNNRNKGLLLSAGIVELLEQMTSNPRLAAAATALYLNLSCLTDAKSVIASTQAVPFLVDRLYNHDACDPKASSCKHDALYTLYNLSTHQASIPSLLSAGIVDALHTLLTDSSVSEGIGWTEKALAVSISLAATQAGRKEIMSTPGLVSTLAMLLDTGEPTEQEQAVSCLLAMCAADDKCIAPVLQEGVVPSLVSISATGTGRGREKAQKLLKLFREQRQRDGGQPPASQQQQQQAPSSEAGNGNGNGNGNGGGVMVCHRESKPLCKSKSRKLGRTLSSLWKNRGFSLYQC; encoded by the exons ATGGACGCAATGGAGGTCGAGGAGGGTCCTCTTCTGGCCATTGATGCCAAG TTACACGCTGGAATGTGCAGAGCATTTCATCCTGCGGTTTCTAAACTTTTAGCGATTTTCCCGTTCATCGAAGCATCAAGGCCCAGAAGCAAGTCTGGCATACAGGCACTGTGTTCACTACATGTAGCTCTGGATAAATCCAAAGGTCTTCTTCAACATTGTGCAGATTGTAGCCGGCTGTACTTG GCCATCACCGCAGAAACTGTGCATTTGAAGTTTGAGAAATCAAGAAGCCAACTTCAGGAAAGTCTTCGGCGTGTTGAAAGCATAGTAACCGAAGATATTGGCCATAAG ATTGTGGAGATCATTGGTGAGCTGGAGGAGGTTGTATTTACATTGGATCAATCAGAGAAGGAAGCTGGTGATGAGGTGATCAATTTGCTCCAGAGAAACAATAAAATGAACAGTTCCAGCGACAGTGGGGAGCTTGAGGTCTTTCATATGGCTGCTCTGAAGCTGGGAATTACTTCTTCCAGGGCAGCATTGACTGAGAGAAGAGCCCTCAAGAAGCTAATTGAAAAGGCTCGTTCTGGAGATGATAAGCGGAAGGAGTTTGTTGTGTCCTACCTATACAATCTCATGAGGAAATACTCGAAATTTTTCAGAAGTGaagcaggcgatgataccgattCACAAGGATCAGCCCCATGTTCACCTACAGTATTAGGCATGGATGACATGTATGGCCCCTGCGGAAATAGCCGAGCATTCAGTAGACAGCTTTCGAGTATTCAATCATTTAATTCGAGGTTTGGGTCTTTCAATTCGAGGCTTGGATCATTCAATTGTAGGCCTAGTGGTCCAAGGTCCGAAAACATGTCGATCCCTCCTGAGGAACTCAGATGTCCCATTTCCTTGCAGCTGATGTATGACCCGGTTATTGTTTCGTCTGGTCAGACTTATGAGCGTGTTTGCATTGAAAAATGGTTTAATGATGGTCACAGCACATGTCCCAAGACTCAGCAACAACTGGCCCACTTGTCTTTGACTCCAAACTACTGTGTTAAGGCCATGATTTCCAGCTGGTGTGAGCAGAATGAGTTTCCAGTTCCAGATGGTCCACCGGGATCCTTTGATGTAAATTGGAGGCTTGCTTTATCGGACTCCCAGGCAACAGGCTGTGTGTCTGTTGATAGTTTTGACACCAGCAACATCAAGGGTGTCAAGGTGGTTCCCCTGGAGAACGAGACAAGAGAAGAACCGGCAAACAGCGAATCAGGCACATTGGATGATAGTTCTTGTTTTGAGTTTGATATGAATGAGGGGTAtcggaacttgctgctggtgcttAATGAAAGAAGCAACATACTGAGCCAGTGCAGATTGGTTGAGCAGATAAGATATCTGCTGAAAGATGATGAGGAAGCAAGGATCCAGATGGGCTCAAATGGGTTTGCTGAGGCTCTAGTTCAGTTCTTAAGGTATTCCGTGGAAGAAGGAAATGAGAAGGCACAAGAAGTTGGTGCCATGGCTCTTTTCAACCTTGCAGTCAATAATAATAG AAACAAGGGACTTCTGTTGTCTGCTGGAATAGTCGAACTACTTGAGCAGATGACCTCGAATCCACGCCTAGCTGCTGCAGCCACGGCGCTCTACCTTAACCTTTCCTGCCTCACCGACGCGAAGAGCGTGATTGCTTCCACGCAGGCTGTGCCATTCCTAGTGGACCGTCTGTACAACCACGATGCCTGCGACCCGAAAGCCAGCTCCTGCAAGCATGATGCCCTCTACACGCTGTACAACCTCTCCACCCACCAGGCCAGCATCCCGTCGCTCCTGTCGGCCGGCATCGTGGATGCGCTCCACACGCTCCTGACGGACTCCTCGGTGTCCGAGGGCATCGGGTGGACGGAGAAGGCCCTGGCGGTGTCCATCAGCCTGGCGGCGACCCAGGCCGGCAGGAAGGAGATCATGTCCACCCCGGGGCTGGTGAGCACGCTGGCGATGCTGCTGGACACGGGGGAGCCGACGGAGCAGGAGCAGGCGGTGTCGTGCCTCCTGGCGATGTGCGCGGCGGACGACAAGTGCATTGCGCCGGTGCTGCAGGAGGGCGTGGTGCCGTCGCTGGTCTCCATCTCGGCGACCGGCACGGGGCGGGGGCGGGAGAAGGCCCAGAAGCTGCTGAAGCTGTTCCGGGAGCAGCGGCAGCGTGACGGTGGGCAACCGCCCGcgtctcagcagcagcagcagcaggccccGTCGTCGGAGGCCGGGAACGGGAACGGGAACGGGAACGGGAACGGCGGTGGGGTGATGGTGTGCCACCGGGAGTCGAAGCCGCTGTGCAAGTCCAAGTCGAGGAAGCTGGGGCGGACGCTGAGCTCGCTGTGGAAGAACCGCGGCTTCTCCCTCTACCAGTGCTAG
- the LOC123080025 gene encoding OVARIAN TUMOR DOMAIN-containing deubiquitinating enzyme 4 isoform X1, whose product MSDRELPPPLRSILMLPLTSSGITGDGRCLFRSVAYGACIRRGKQSPSDSVQKELADELRAKVADEFIKRRGDTEWFLEGNFESYVRKMRKPHAWGGEPELLMCSHVLGMPITVHMYTKGADNPRIIAEYGQEYGKDNPVRVLYDGYGHYDALQPSLERSVANRRMTRYVSFFYYFSRAAA is encoded by the exons ATGTCGGACCGGGAGCTCCCGCCGCCGCTGCGATCCATCC TTATGCTGCCCTTGACATCTTCAGGAATCACAGGGGACGGGAGATGCCTGTTCCGGTCCGTGGCTTACGGCGCCTGCATAAGGAGAGGCAAGCAGTCGCCGAGCGACAGCGTCCAGAAGGAACTCGCCGACGAGCTTCGAGCAAAG GTTGCAGATGAGTTCATCAAGCGAAGAGGAGATACCGAATG GTTCCTCGAAGGCAATTTCGAGAGCTATGTGCGTAAGATGAGAAAGCCTCATGCCTGGGGTGGAGAACCTGAGCTGCTCATGTGCTCCCACGTCCTTGG GATGCCCATCACCGTCCACATGTACACCAAGGGCGCCGATAACCCCAGGATCATAGCAGAGTATGGCCAGGAGTACGGCAAGGACAACCCGGTCCGTGTTCTATACGACGGTTATGGGCACTACGACGCGCTGCAGCCATCTCTT GAGAGGAGCGTAGCTAACCGGAGAATGACGCGCTATGTAAGCTTCTTCTACTACTTCTCTAGGGCCGCCGCATAA
- the LOC123080025 gene encoding OVARIAN TUMOR DOMAIN-containing deubiquitinating enzyme 4 isoform X3: MSDRELPPPLRSILMLPLTSSGITGDGRCLFRSVAYGACIRRGKQSPSDSVQKELADELRAKVADEFIKRRGDTEWFLEGNFESYVRKMRKPHAWGGEPELLMCSHVLGMPITVHMYTKGADNPRIIAEYGQEYGKDNPVRVLYDGYGHYDALQPSLVRTQPRLRGA; the protein is encoded by the exons ATGTCGGACCGGGAGCTCCCGCCGCCGCTGCGATCCATCC TTATGCTGCCCTTGACATCTTCAGGAATCACAGGGGACGGGAGATGCCTGTTCCGGTCCGTGGCTTACGGCGCCTGCATAAGGAGAGGCAAGCAGTCGCCGAGCGACAGCGTCCAGAAGGAACTCGCCGACGAGCTTCGAGCAAAG GTTGCAGATGAGTTCATCAAGCGAAGAGGAGATACCGAATG GTTCCTCGAAGGCAATTTCGAGAGCTATGTGCGTAAGATGAGAAAGCCTCATGCCTGGGGTGGAGAACCTGAGCTGCTCATGTGCTCCCACGTCCTTGG GATGCCCATCACCGTCCACATGTACACCAAGGGCGCCGATAACCCCAGGATCATAGCAGAGTATGGCCAGGAGTACGGCAAGGACAACCCGGTCCGTGTTCTATACGACGGTTATGGGCACTACGACGCGCTGCAGCCATCTCTTGTAAGAACACAACCAAGACT GAGAGGAGCGTAG
- the LOC123080025 gene encoding OVARIAN TUMOR DOMAIN-containing deubiquitinating enzyme 4 isoform X2: MSDRELPPPLRSIRITGDGRCLFRSVAYGACIRRGKQSPSDSVQKELADELRAKVADEFIKRRGDTEWFLEGNFESYVRKMRKPHAWGGEPELLMCSHVLGMPITVHMYTKGADNPRIIAEYGQEYGKDNPVRVLYDGYGHYDALQPSLERSVANRRMTRYVSFFYYFSRAAA, encoded by the exons ATGTCGGACCGGGAGCTCCCGCCGCCGCTGCGATCCATCC GAATCACAGGGGACGGGAGATGCCTGTTCCGGTCCGTGGCTTACGGCGCCTGCATAAGGAGAGGCAAGCAGTCGCCGAGCGACAGCGTCCAGAAGGAACTCGCCGACGAGCTTCGAGCAAAG GTTGCAGATGAGTTCATCAAGCGAAGAGGAGATACCGAATG GTTCCTCGAAGGCAATTTCGAGAGCTATGTGCGTAAGATGAGAAAGCCTCATGCCTGGGGTGGAGAACCTGAGCTGCTCATGTGCTCCCACGTCCTTGG GATGCCCATCACCGTCCACATGTACACCAAGGGCGCCGATAACCCCAGGATCATAGCAGAGTATGGCCAGGAGTACGGCAAGGACAACCCGGTCCGTGTTCTATACGACGGTTATGGGCACTACGACGCGCTGCAGCCATCTCTT GAGAGGAGCGTAGCTAACCGGAGAATGACGCGCTATGTAAGCTTCTTCTACTACTTCTCTAGGGCCGCCGCATAA
- the LOC123080025 gene encoding OVARIAN TUMOR DOMAIN-containing deubiquitinating enzyme 4 isoform X4 produces MSDRELPPPLRSIRITGDGRCLFRSVAYGACIRRGKQSPSDSVQKELADELRAKVADEFIKRRGDTEWFLEGNFESYVRKMRKPHAWGGEPELLMCSHVLGMPITVHMYTKGADNPRIIAEYGQEYGKDNPVRVLYDGYGHYDALQPSLVRTQPRLRGA; encoded by the exons ATGTCGGACCGGGAGCTCCCGCCGCCGCTGCGATCCATCC GAATCACAGGGGACGGGAGATGCCTGTTCCGGTCCGTGGCTTACGGCGCCTGCATAAGGAGAGGCAAGCAGTCGCCGAGCGACAGCGTCCAGAAGGAACTCGCCGACGAGCTTCGAGCAAAG GTTGCAGATGAGTTCATCAAGCGAAGAGGAGATACCGAATG GTTCCTCGAAGGCAATTTCGAGAGCTATGTGCGTAAGATGAGAAAGCCTCATGCCTGGGGTGGAGAACCTGAGCTGCTCATGTGCTCCCACGTCCTTGG GATGCCCATCACCGTCCACATGTACACCAAGGGCGCCGATAACCCCAGGATCATAGCAGAGTATGGCCAGGAGTACGGCAAGGACAACCCGGTCCGTGTTCTATACGACGGTTATGGGCACTACGACGCGCTGCAGCCATCTCTTGTAAGAACACAACCAAGACT GAGAGGAGCGTAG